GCAGCCCCGTGCGGGCAACGTTTGCAAAACGCCCAAGCGTCCCACGTAGCCTAAATTGAAGCATGAGCTTTCTCCTCTGGAATCCTGACGAAGTCCCCTCTCTGAGACAGCGTACGCCCGTCACGGTCGTAAGCGGTTTCCTCGGGGCCGGTAAGACGACCCTTCTCAACCACATCCTCAAGCATTCCGCCACTGAGCAGCTTGCTGTCCTCGTCAACGACCTGGGCGAGGTAAACATCGACGCTTCGCTGATCCGCTCTCAAGTCGAAACGCTGCCCGGTGCGATCGGGGGCGTCGTCGAGCTGACCAGTGGCTGCATCTGCTGCTCGATCCAGACCGAGCTGATGGATGCCCTACTCTCGATCTACGAGCGCTACCGCCCTGCCCATATCATCATCGAGGCAACTGGCGTAGCCGAGCCCAAGTCGATCCTGGAAACTCTTTACGCCGGTAACTACCACGGGCGGCACGGCACGGACTTTCTGCGCGTGGCCAATATGGTAACGCTCGTCGACGCCTCCAATCTGGAGCAGTATTTAGCGCCCCCCGCAGAGGCAGACTCCGGCAAACGGACTCACCTGCTCTCCGCAGATCCCCGCAAGCCCCTGCAGGAGCTCCTGATGGAGCAGATCGAGTGCGCAGACGTACTGGTGATGAACAAGGCCGAGTGTTTGAACGAGTACGACCGCGACCGGCTCAGCGTCTATTTGAAAAAGCTGAATGCCCAGGCTGAGGTCTGGGAAGCCAGCTTCGGGGCTATCGACGTCGACGCACTCATGCTCGAA
This genomic interval from Ruficoccus sp. ZRK36 contains the following:
- a CDS encoding GTP-binding protein, which codes for MSFLLWNPDEVPSLRQRTPVTVVSGFLGAGKTTLLNHILKHSATEQLAVLVNDLGEVNIDASLIRSQVETLPGAIGGVVELTSGCICCSIQTELMDALLSIYERYRPAHIIIEATGVAEPKSILETLYAGNYHGRHGTDFLRVANMVTLVDASNLEQYLAPPAEADSGKRTHLLSADPRKPLQELLMEQIECADVLVMNKAECLNEYDRDRLSVYLKKLNAQAEVWEASFGAIDVDALMLESRFSEERTLTGALWRQELLSNTHGRRMHEHDHAHDHDEKHTCSCGGDGHSHSKHEHDCGHTHEDFHQDYGLETFVFNARRPFDEARLYKTLRNGLPGVIRAKGFYWVERCSDRVGLLSICGKILRTEFLGEWWHTMVEQGRAPEDTLPVEVREAWLPGVGDRRQEIVFIGIDMDRSAITKALASCFIDEPKASA